The proteins below come from a single Natranaerofaba carboxydovora genomic window:
- the hslV gene encoding ATP-dependent protease subunit HslV — translation MEELHGTTIVGVKNSEGCALAGDGQVTLGNNTIFKHGAVKIRKLYNNNIIAGFAGSVADAMTLFEKFEAKLEKQKGNMVKAAVELAKEWRSDKILRRLEALLLVANKEHLLIISGTGEVIEPDDEVGAIGSGGPYALGAARMLKKHTDLSAREVAYEALKSASEICVYTNDNITVEELKGEK, via the coding sequence TTGGAAGAGCTCCATGGAACAACTATTGTGGGAGTCAAAAATAGTGAGGGCTGTGCCCTTGCAGGTGATGGTCAGGTAACTCTTGGAAATAATACTATATTTAAGCATGGTGCAGTTAAAATAAGAAAGTTGTATAATAACAATATTATTGCAGGATTCGCAGGTTCAGTAGCAGATGCGATGACGCTTTTTGAAAAATTTGAAGCTAAACTTGAAAAGCAAAAAGGGAATATGGTAAAAGCTGCAGTAGAGTTGGCAAAGGAGTGGCGCTCAGACAAAATTTTGAGACGCCTTGAGGCTCTTTTACTTGTGGCTAACAAGGAACATTTACTTATTATATCTGGAACAGGTGAAGTTATTGAGCCTGATGATGAGGTAGGAGCAATAGGTTCCGGAGGCCCTTATGCTTTGGGTGCGGCAAGGATGTTAAAAAAGCATACAGACCTATCAGCTAGAGAAGTTGCATATGAAGCATTAAAATCTGCATCTGAAATTTGTGTATATACAAATGACAATATTACGGTAGAAGAACTGAAAGGGGAAAAATAA
- the hslU gene encoding ATP-dependent protease ATPase subunit HslU has product MLFEESQNLTPKQIVEKLDQFIIGQKEAKKAVAIALRNRYRRQKVKTELKEEIVPKNILMIGPTGVGKTEIARRVAKLVNAPFVKVEATKFTEVGYVGRDVESMIRDLLNESLRLVESEKFREVYDQAKNQAEKDILKLLVPWPGSQDKSADENNPFKAFFGGQNEEADDEEGNNFENKQENDIREQRREIKRKRRELKKKLEAGELEEEYVEIDIEEQQSFKDNPLMGQGFEEMGINFQDLFSNLFPKKKTKKRLPIRQAREVLIEQESQKLIDYEQVQKEAIYRAENYGIIFLDEMDKITASADKHGPDVSREGVQRDILPIVEGSTINTRYGRIKTDHIMFIGAGAFHEKKPSDMIPELQGRFPIRVELKSLKKEEFYRILDEPKNALLTQYKVLLETEGIKVEFKEEAITEIAKMAEEVNSQTEDIGARRLHTIMEKLFEEVSFHAPDMKGQKLSIDEEYVRQRLEDLVKKEDLSRFIL; this is encoded by the coding sequence ATGCTTTTTGAAGAGTCACAGAACCTGACTCCAAAGCAAATTGTAGAAAAACTAGACCAATTTATTATAGGTCAAAAAGAGGCCAAAAAGGCAGTCGCAATAGCCTTAAGAAATAGATATAGAAGGCAAAAGGTAAAGACTGAGCTAAAAGAAGAAATTGTTCCTAAAAACATTTTAATGATCGGTCCAACAGGAGTAGGGAAAACCGAAATTGCAAGAAGGGTCGCAAAATTAGTAAATGCTCCTTTTGTAAAAGTAGAAGCTACAAAATTCACAGAAGTAGGTTATGTTGGCCGAGATGTGGAGTCAATGATTAGAGATTTGCTTAATGAATCTTTAAGATTGGTGGAAAGCGAAAAGTTTAGAGAAGTGTATGATCAGGCCAAAAACCAGGCTGAAAAAGATATATTAAAGCTTCTTGTTCCCTGGCCGGGTAGTCAAGACAAAAGTGCTGATGAAAATAACCCCTTTAAGGCTTTCTTTGGAGGCCAAAATGAAGAAGCAGATGATGAAGAAGGTAATAATTTTGAAAACAAGCAAGAAAATGATATAAGAGAACAAAGGAGGGAGATCAAAAGAAAGCGACGCGAATTAAAGAAAAAATTAGAAGCAGGTGAACTTGAAGAAGAATATGTAGAAATTGACATTGAAGAACAGCAATCTTTCAAAGATAATCCTCTTATGGGCCAAGGCTTTGAAGAAATGGGTATTAACTTTCAGGATTTGTTTAGCAATTTGTTTCCTAAAAAAAAGACTAAGAAGAGACTGCCAATTCGCCAAGCTAGGGAAGTGTTGATTGAGCAGGAGTCACAGAAATTGATAGATTATGAACAAGTGCAAAAGGAAGCAATATATAGGGCAGAAAACTATGGAATTATCTTTTTAGATGAGATGGACAAAATAACAGCTTCGGCTGATAAACATGGGCCTGATGTTTCAAGAGAAGGTGTTCAAAGGGATATACTACCAATAGTAGAAGGTTCTACTATTAATACTAGATATGGCAGAATAAAAACTGATCATATAATGTTTATAGGAGCAGGTGCTTTTCATGAAAAAAAACCCTCTGATATGATCCCTGAACTTCAAGGCAGGTTTCCTATAAGGGTTGAACTAAAAAGCCTTAAAAAAGAAGAATTTTATAGAATCCTTGATGAGCCTAAAAATGCTCTTTTGACACAATACAAAGTTTTACTGGAAACTGAAGGTATAAAAGTGGAATTTAAAGAAGAGGCTATTACTGAAATTGCAAAAATGGCTGAGGAAGTAAATAGTCAAACTGAAGATATAGGCGCTAGAAGGCTTCATACCATAATGGAAAAACTTTTTGAAGAAGTTTCTTTTCATGCACCTGATATGAAAGGGCAAAAATTATCTATAGACGAAGAGTATGTCAGACAACGATTAGAGGATCTTGTTAAAAAAGAAGACTTGAGTAGATTCATTTTATAG
- the codY gene encoding GTP-sensing pleiotropic transcriptional regulator CodY: MSSNLLEKTRSINRILQKAAGQPVDFTEVADVLKDVIEANTYIATKSGKLLGYALVDQFECEVMKEEVLEDGAFPESYNEYLLRVNETSYNLRQKNNKCVYADKGCLFTEKLTTIVPIIGGGKRLGSLILSRFESEFNDEDLILAENGATVVGMEILRAKSEEIEEEARNKAVAQLALGTLSYSELEAVEHIFEELNGNEGLLVASKIADRVGITRSVIVNALRKFESAGLIESRSLGMKGTYIKVLNDQLLEELKKNKHFS; encoded by the coding sequence ATGAGTAGTAATTTATTAGAAAAAACACGAAGTATCAACAGGATATTGCAGAAAGCAGCAGGTCAGCCGGTAGATTTTACAGAGGTGGCAGATGTACTAAAAGATGTAATAGAAGCTAACACCTATATTGCTACAAAAAGCGGTAAGCTTTTAGGTTATGCTCTAGTAGATCAGTTTGAATGTGAAGTAATGAAAGAAGAAGTGCTTGAAGACGGGGCTTTCCCTGAGAGTTATAACGAATATCTTTTAAGGGTTAATGAAACCAGCTATAATTTAAGACAAAAAAATAATAAATGTGTATACGCAGATAAAGGTTGCTTATTTACGGAAAAACTAACCACGATTGTCCCAATAATAGGTGGAGGAAAAAGGCTAGGATCATTGATTTTATCAAGGTTTGAAAGTGAGTTCAATGATGAGGATCTAATTCTTGCAGAAAATGGAGCTACTGTTGTAGGTATGGAAATTCTTAGAGCCAAATCAGAAGAAATAGAAGAAGAAGCTAGAAATAAAGCGGTTGCTCAGTTAGCTCTTGGAACATTGTCATATTCTGAGCTAGAAGCAGTAGAGCATATTTTTGAAGAGCTAAATGGCAACGAAGGACTTTTGGTTGCAAGCAAGATAGCTGATAGAGTAGGAATAACAAGGTCTGTGATAGTTAACGCATTAAGAAAATTTGAGAGTGCAGGACTTATTGAATCAAGGTCACTTGGAATGAAAGGGACCTACATTAAAGTATTAAATGACCAATTATTAGAAGAGCTAAAGAAAAATAAGCATTTTAGCTAA
- the flgB gene encoding flagellar basal body rod protein FlgB: MKIDNTSQVLESAIGAAHKRDQVISDNIANVNTPGYKRGRVSFEEQLKKALSEDGIKGKTTREKHIPIGEKSLNEISPKVVRDSSQFMRNDGNNVDIDVEMAELSKNTLHQGALVRQLNSKLGRLRSVIQDGG; the protein is encoded by the coding sequence ATGAAAATAGATAATACTAGTCAAGTTTTGGAATCTGCTATTGGTGCTGCTCACAAAAGAGATCAGGTTATTTCTGATAACATTGCAAATGTTAATACCCCTGGGTATAAGCGAGGGAGAGTTTCCTTTGAAGAGCAGTTGAAAAAAGCATTAAGCGAAGATGGTATAAAAGGGAAAACTACCAGGGAAAAGCACATACCAATAGGGGAAAAATCACTAAATGAAATATCTCCAAAAGTTGTACGTGACAGTTCTCAATTCATGAGAAACGATGGTAATAACGTCGACATTGATGTAGAAATGGCTGAATTAAGTAAAAACACCTTACATCAAGGTGCCCTTGTAAGACAGTTAAACAGTAAACTGGGTAGGCTTAGAAGTGTCATTCAAGACGGTGGTTAA
- the flgC gene encoding flagellar basal body rod protein FlgC → MPFNSFDISASGLTSERLRMDTISNNIANANTTRTEDGEPYRRKMVAVQPRKATFAEHLNHFIKGRRGEDLKLPGGGVKATSIVEDDSAFKEVYDPEHPDADPDTGYVQKPNVNTVNEMTDLITASRAYEANVTAMDSSKEMANNILDLGLR, encoded by the coding sequence ATGCCTTTTAATTCTTTTGATATTAGTGCTTCAGGTCTTACATCTGAAAGATTAAGGATGGATACAATTTCTAATAATATTGCCAATGCAAATACAACTAGAACTGAAGATGGTGAGCCATATAGAAGGAAAATGGTAGCAGTACAGCCAAGAAAAGCAACTTTTGCTGAGCATTTAAATCATTTTATTAAAGGAAGAAGAGGAGAAGATTTGAAATTGCCCGGAGGCGGAGTTAAAGCAACCTCTATAGTAGAAGATGATTCAGCTTTTAAAGAGGTTTATGATCCAGAGCACCCTGATGCAGATCCAGACACAGGATATGTACAGAAGCCTAATGTTAATACAGTAAATGAGATGACAGACTTGATTACTGCATCTAGGGCTTATGAAGCAAATGTGACCGCTATGGATTCTTCAAAGGAGATGGCTAACAATATCCTGGACTTAGGATTAAGATAA
- the fliE gene encoding flagellar hook-basal body complex protein FliE, producing the protein MEIEGTGINPISIDKIDTNDKSKNPTKASPGTNFGDILSDAISKVNDLENESDKMSEKLAMGEADNLHDVVIASEKADLALNLTVQVRNKLVEAHEEIMRMQI; encoded by the coding sequence ATGGAAATTGAAGGTACAGGAATTAATCCTATTAGTATTGACAAGATAGATACAAATGATAAGTCAAAAAATCCTACTAAAGCGTCTCCAGGTACAAACTTTGGCGATATTTTAAGTGATGCCATTTCGAAAGTTAATGATTTAGAAAATGAAAGTGACAAAATGAGTGAAAAGCTTGCAATGGGCGAAGCTGATAATCTTCATGATGTAGTAATAGCATCAGAAAAAGCCGATCTAGCATTAAACCTCACCGTTCAGGTGAGAAACAAACTCGTAGAAGCTCATGAAGAAATAATGCGGATGCAGATATAA
- the fliF gene encoding flagellar basal-body MS-ring/collar protein FliF produces the protein MEGFLNRITNTLKEFWTKLSIVQRFTFAFLALFLIVGGVFAGSLFFTPDYTELARNLDADDAGAMVDVLEEHGISYSLEDGGSTILVPKDDHSRVRLQMAEQGLPRHGVFGYQDLDDAPLGLTESERQLRQRVALEGELVRTISMYPEVENARVHIVTPEDTLFRRDERDATAAVYLDVARGRELENDQVKSIMNLVAHSVENLSNENVTITSGSKVLSDDVQDRDRESGARGEVREQLEIQSQFQDTLQQNVQSMLEEVLGVGNVIVRVTAELDFDELQSVSELFEPVDEETGEGILVSMHEVTEFFEGSGTGPGGVVGDEAVDTPEYPGKEGKQESLYERSEETRNYEVNRIIEEYKQASGDVQNISVSVAIDDEIEDGDLDDEQVESIQNLVQNALGLELEEGGDQVTVERMPFDRTMEEEWEAERERAAALERRQQIIQVAIWVIGLLVAFVLARRFYKGYKRRAQEESLRQEQVTQQTAAADDQVEVKEDSQAKRQISDLAKDKPDEFVKILRTWLSEDG, from the coding sequence ATGGAAGGTTTCCTAAATAGAATAACGAATACTCTAAAAGAATTTTGGACTAAGCTTTCGATAGTACAGCGCTTTACTTTTGCTTTTCTTGCTCTTTTTCTTATAGTAGGTGGGGTGTTTGCTGGAAGTTTGTTTTTCACTCCAGATTATACTGAACTAGCAAGGAATCTTGATGCTGATGATGCAGGTGCTATGGTTGATGTCCTTGAAGAACACGGGATATCTTACTCACTTGAGGATGGTGGCTCTACAATATTGGTTCCTAAAGATGATCACTCCAGGGTGAGGCTTCAGATGGCTGAACAGGGTCTGCCAAGGCATGGAGTTTTTGGATATCAGGACTTGGATGATGCCCCCCTTGGGCTTACAGAATCTGAAAGGCAGCTGCGTCAGAGGGTGGCCTTAGAAGGCGAACTTGTACGAACGATAAGTATGTATCCCGAAGTAGAAAATGCCAGAGTACATATAGTGACACCAGAGGATACACTGTTTAGAAGAGATGAAAGAGATGCTACTGCAGCAGTCTACTTGGATGTAGCAAGGGGTAGAGAGCTAGAAAATGATCAGGTGAAAAGTATAATGAACCTTGTGGCTCATTCGGTAGAAAACTTATCTAACGAAAATGTTACAATCACTTCAGGATCTAAGGTATTAAGTGATGATGTTCAAGATAGAGATAGGGAAAGTGGTGCAAGAGGAGAGGTTAGAGAACAGTTAGAGATACAATCGCAGTTTCAAGATACGCTGCAGCAAAATGTCCAATCTATGTTAGAGGAAGTGCTAGGTGTCGGTAACGTTATTGTAAGGGTAACTGCTGAACTAGATTTTGACGAGCTACAATCGGTGTCAGAACTATTTGAGCCAGTGGATGAAGAAACTGGTGAGGGGATTCTTGTAAGTATGCACGAAGTAACGGAATTTTTTGAGGGAAGTGGAACCGGCCCGGGTGGTGTTGTGGGTGATGAGGCAGTTGATACCCCGGAATATCCTGGCAAAGAAGGCAAACAGGAAAGTTTATACGAAAGAAGTGAAGAAACTAGAAACTATGAAGTAAATAGGATAATAGAGGAATATAAGCAGGCTTCAGGGGATGTGCAGAATATTTCAGTTTCTGTTGCTATAGATGATGAGATTGAAGATGGCGACTTGGACGATGAACAAGTTGAATCAATCCAAAACCTGGTCCAAAACGCCCTCGGTCTTGAATTGGAAGAAGGTGGAGATCAGGTAACTGTAGAACGAATGCCATTTGATAGGACTATGGAAGAAGAATGGGAAGCAGAAAGGGAACGCGCTGCTGCATTAGAAAGAAGACAGCAAATTATTCAGGTTGCAATATGGGTAATTGGTCTTTTAGTGGCCTTTGTTTTGGCAAGAAGATTCTATAAAGGTTATAAGCGTCGAGCCCAAGAGGAAAGCTTAAGGCAAGAACAGGTGACACAGCAGACAGCAGCAGCTGATGACCAGGTTGAAGTAAAAGAAGATTCTCAAGCAAAAAGGCAAATTTCTGACTTAGCAAAAGACAAACCTGATGAATTTGTAAAAATATTAAGAACCTGGCTATCCGAAGATGGTTAA
- the fliG gene encoding flagellar motor switch protein FliG, with amino-acid sequence MSEELTPRQKAAVLMISLGSDTSAEVMKHLSEEEIEQLTLEIANVRKVESEKREEVIEEFHSMAVAQDYISQGGIGYAKDVLERALGSQKAMDIIERLTSSLQVRPFEFMRKTDPSQVINFIQNEHPQTIALILAYLPAEQASMILSALPSEKQADIARRVAVMERTSPEVIKDIEKILERKLSSVMSQDYTQAGGIESVVEVLNNVDRATEKTILETLETQDPELAEEIKKRLFVFDDIVHLDDRSIQRVIREVEQKDLTLALKVAGEEVKDRLFKNMSKRMGELVQEEMDYMGPVRLRDVEEAQQKIVNVIRSLEESGEIVISRGREDDVIV; translated from the coding sequence TTGTCTGAAGAGCTGACGCCAAGACAGAAAGCTGCTGTGCTGATGATATCTCTTGGTAGTGATACTTCGGCAGAAGTTATGAAGCATCTTTCTGAAGAAGAGATAGAACAGTTAACTTTAGAAATAGCAAACGTGAGAAAGGTTGAAAGCGAAAAAAGAGAAGAAGTAATAGAAGAATTTCATTCCATGGCTGTGGCTCAAGATTATATATCCCAGGGTGGTATAGGTTATGCAAAAGATGTGCTAGAAAGAGCTCTTGGTTCGCAAAAAGCGATGGATATAATAGAAAGACTTACTTCTTCATTACAGGTGCGCCCTTTTGAGTTCATGAGAAAAACTGATCCTAGCCAGGTGATTAATTTTATACAAAATGAACATCCGCAAACTATAGCGCTTATTCTTGCATATCTACCAGCAGAGCAGGCATCTATGATACTCTCGGCTCTTCCATCTGAAAAGCAGGCAGACATTGCTAGAAGAGTGGCGGTTATGGAGAGAACTTCTCCAGAAGTTATCAAAGATATTGAAAAAATATTAGAAAGAAAGCTGTCCTCAGTTATGTCACAGGACTATACCCAGGCAGGTGGAATAGAGTCAGTAGTTGAAGTGCTAAACAACGTTGATAGAGCAACCGAAAAAACCATACTAGAGACTCTAGAAACCCAGGATCCTGAGCTAGCTGAAGAAATCAAGAAAAGGCTATTTGTATTTGATGATATTGTTCATCTTGATGATCGTTCAATTCAGAGAGTTATCAGAGAAGTTGAGCAAAAAGATCTCACCCTTGCACTTAAAGTTGCAGGTGAGGAAGTTAAAGATAGATTGTTTAAGAATATGTCTAAGAGAATGGGAGAGTTAGTTCAGGAAGAGATGGATTATATGGGTCCGGTAAGATTACGAGATGTTGAAGAAGCGCAGCAAAAGATAGTTAATGTAATCAGAAGCTTAGAAGAGAGTGGCGAGATAGTCATTTCTAGAGGTAGGGAGGATGACGTAATTGTCTAA
- a CDS encoding FliH/SctL family protein, with amino-acid sequence MSKVFKSNRVQPKKEPYSLPVKSKEELLKMYRKVQSKNPNEAEDLATEEPEISEEEKKAKEEAEKIIESAKVEAENKAKEIIDNAKAQEEAIKKEAEKTGYEEGYKAGYDEGKNLGLKEIKDQENDLLKNARSELDKAIQKRNDMLTSIEREVCELVFLVAEKILEKKVNDEEELINTMVKNGLSALKGQNNVTIKCHPYDYPKIEDAFEKIKKEFSELFLELKEDTNVSQGAPLLSVDSGYVELDVSKQARELHQNVKQVIQSE; translated from the coding sequence TTGTCTAAGGTCTTTAAGTCTAACCGGGTCCAACCCAAAAAAGAGCCTTACAGCTTACCTGTTAAATCAAAAGAAGAATTACTTAAAATGTACAGGAAAGTACAGTCTAAAAACCCAAACGAAGCCGAAGATCTAGCAACAGAAGAACCAGAGATATCCGAAGAAGAAAAAAAAGCAAAAGAAGAAGCCGAAAAAATTATTGAATCTGCTAAAGTAGAAGCTGAAAACAAAGCAAAGGAAATAATTGATAATGCTAAAGCCCAGGAAGAAGCAATAAAAAAAGAAGCAGAAAAAACAGGATATGAGGAAGGATATAAGGCAGGTTATGATGAGGGGAAAAATTTAGGCCTAAAAGAGATAAAAGATCAAGAGAATGATTTGTTAAAAAATGCTAGATCAGAGCTAGATAAGGCAATCCAAAAAAGAAATGATATGTTGACTTCTATTGAAAGAGAAGTATGCGAGCTAGTATTTTTGGTAGCAGAAAAGATACTTGAGAAGAAAGTAAATGATGAAGAGGAACTGATTAACACTATGGTGAAGAATGGATTATCAGCGCTAAAGGGCCAAAATAATGTGACTATTAAATGTCATCCTTATGATTATCCAAAAATAGAAGATGCTTTTGAAAAAATCAAAAAAGAATTTAGTGAGTTGTTTTTAGAATTAAAAGAAGATACAAATGTATCTCAGGGAGCACCTCTTCTCTCCGTTGATAGTGGTTATGTTGAGTTAGATGTTTCTAAGCAGGCAAGAGAACTACACCAAAATGTTAAACAGGTGATTCAAAGTGAATAA
- the fliI gene encoding flagellar protein export ATPase FliI produces the protein MTKKQVKEPDTNKIKKAIKKSNSLPIQGEVTRVVGLTVEARGPATRIGEVCTIRSDSHELDCEVVGFRDEYILLMPLGDLEDIAPGDRVVASGMPLSVPVGEDMVGRVLDGVGRPLDRRGNYSYEKFYPMQAKPPPPLERTRISETLETGIKAVDGVLTIGKGQRMGIFSGSGVGKSTLLGMIARNTSADINVIALIGERGREVREFLEKDLGEEGLKRSIIVVATSDQPALVRLKGGLTATAVAEYFRDQGYDVMLMMDSVTRFAMAQREIGLAIGEPPTTRGFPPSVFAMLPKFLERSGTSSKGSITGLYTVLVDGDDLDEPISDTVRGILDGHVVLSRRLASMNHYPAIDVLKSISRVMLDIVDEEHREAAHKLNEALAAYEEARDLIEIGAYKEGSNPRVDWALTKIDKINDFLRQGIDEKSDFESTVKELKSLINGR, from the coding sequence ATAACCAAAAAGCAAGTAAAAGAACCTGATACAAACAAAATCAAAAAAGCAATTAAAAAATCTAACTCGCTTCCGATTCAGGGAGAGGTGACAAGGGTTGTTGGACTTACGGTAGAAGCTAGAGGTCCTGCTACAAGGATAGGTGAGGTTTGTACCATTAGAAGTGACTCTCATGAGCTTGATTGTGAGGTTGTAGGCTTTAGAGATGAATATATTCTGTTGATGCCACTTGGTGATTTAGAAGATATCGCTCCGGGGGACAGGGTTGTTGCTTCAGGCATGCCTTTGTCTGTGCCGGTTGGAGAAGACATGGTAGGTAGGGTGCTTGATGGTGTAGGGCGTCCTCTAGATAGGAGAGGTAACTATTCATACGAAAAGTTTTATCCAATGCAGGCAAAGCCTCCTCCGCCATTAGAAAGAACTAGAATAAGCGAAACCTTGGAAACAGGTATTAAAGCAGTTGATGGAGTCTTAACAATAGGCAAGGGACAGAGAATGGGTATTTTCTCTGGCTCGGGAGTTGGTAAAAGTACACTTCTAGGGATGATAGCTAGAAACACATCAGCAGATATAAACGTAATAGCGTTAATTGGCGAAAGAGGTAGAGAAGTTAGAGAGTTTTTGGAAAAGGACTTGGGTGAAGAAGGCCTAAAAAGAAGCATAATCGTTGTTGCTACTTCAGATCAGCCAGCCCTTGTAAGGTTAAAGGGGGGGTTGACTGCAACAGCAGTGGCTGAATACTTCAGAGATCAGGGTTATGATGTTATGTTGATGATGGATTCAGTTACCAGGTTTGCAATGGCTCAAAGAGAGATAGGTCTTGCTATTGGTGAACCGCCGACTACTAGAGGTTTTCCGCCGTCGGTATTTGCAATGTTACCAAAGTTTCTTGAACGTTCTGGTACTTCATCTAAAGGAAGCATAACAGGTTTATATACCGTGTTGGTTGATGGCGATGATTTAGACGAGCCTATCTCGGACACCGTGAGAGGTATTTTAGACGGCCATGTTGTACTTAGTAGAAGATTAGCAAGCATGAATCATTATCCCGCTATTGATGTCTTGAAAAGTATTTCCCGGGTAATGCTTGATATAGTTGATGAAGAACATCGGGAAGCTGCACACAAATTAAACGAAGCCCTTGCAGCATACGAAGAAGCAAGAGACCTTATAGAGATTGGTGCTTACAAAGAAGGAAGTAACCCCAGGGTAGACTGGGCTCTGACAAAGATTGACAAAATAAATGATTTCTTGCGTCAGGGCATAGATGAAAAAAGCGATTTTGAATCTACTGTAAAAGAACTTAAAAGTTTAATTAATGGTAGATAA